One window of Bifidobacterium pseudocatenulatum DSM 20438 = JCM 1200 = LMG 10505 genomic DNA carries:
- a CDS encoding HAMP domain-containing sensor histidine kinase — MSQDTRQPSADPQNTQKNGGQPRPQRVPWHRRIGRKVQAIPLSTKLVTCIIVLLTIGTIGISFSIRTLVGNYLLQKTDTQLVNQAQMIFNSMDSLDSTTSEDGRSLVNTYYVEVRDSEYKRTGAGSVPMLREGVVSEPSLPSDGSIDGVTLGEPFTTQAVVHVTTSRVPDHAIMQAAQSPWRVVALPWSEKTKTGQVKDSGVVFIGLSLSDQIDTSNTLTRFCAMVGIAVVLIGAILGTIVVQSTLAPLKRIEKTAAKIAAGDLSQRVPDLPENTEVGSLSMSLNTMLTRIEESFHAQEETTEKMKRFVSDASHELRTPLAAIHGYAELYKMQRDMPGALERADESIEHIEASSARMTVLVEDLLSLARLDEGRGIDITQQVKLTSVVNDAADDLHALDPDRGITCGQVVLQAGSDMEHPSRLAFQPGTMPDITLTGDASRLRQVVTNIVGNIHRYTPADSPVEVSMGVLPASISPESLSRMPSNEQSLHHFIEAIEVGQSMQVGMNYAIVRFSDHGPGVPADARSKIFERFYTADPSRARQKGGTGLGMAIAQSVVKAHHGFICASGSDGTGLTLTVVLPVAPVEPRPLAQTSDERKVDKRGRRPKKQ, encoded by the coding sequence ATGAGTCAGGATACCCGTCAGCCGTCGGCTGACCCGCAGAACACGCAGAAGAACGGCGGCCAGCCGCGTCCGCAACGTGTGCCTTGGCATCGGCGGATCGGCAGGAAGGTGCAGGCCATTCCGTTAAGCACCAAGCTGGTCACTTGCATCATTGTGTTGTTGACCATTGGCACTATCGGCATTTCCTTTTCCATTCGCACGCTTGTGGGCAATTATCTGCTACAGAAAACCGACACGCAGTTGGTGAATCAGGCGCAGATGATTTTCAATAGCATGGATTCGCTGGACAGCACCACGAGCGAGGATGGCCGGAGCTTGGTGAACACGTATTATGTCGAGGTGCGGGACAGCGAATACAAGCGTACCGGCGCTGGGTCGGTGCCTATGCTCCGTGAGGGCGTGGTGTCCGAGCCGAGTCTGCCTTCCGACGGCAGTATCGACGGGGTCACGCTCGGAGAGCCGTTCACCACACAGGCGGTGGTGCACGTTACCACCAGCAGGGTGCCGGATCATGCCATCATGCAGGCCGCACAGTCGCCGTGGCGTGTTGTGGCGCTGCCTTGGAGCGAGAAAACCAAAACGGGGCAGGTCAAAGACAGCGGCGTCGTGTTCATCGGATTGTCGCTGAGTGACCAGATCGACACGTCCAACACGTTGACGCGGTTCTGTGCCATGGTCGGCATCGCGGTGGTGTTGATCGGCGCCATTCTTGGTACCATCGTCGTGCAAAGCACGCTTGCTCCGCTGAAACGTATCGAGAAGACCGCTGCGAAGATTGCGGCAGGGGATTTGAGCCAACGTGTTCCCGATTTGCCGGAAAATACGGAAGTCGGATCGCTGTCCATGTCGCTGAACACCATGCTGACGCGTATTGAGGAAAGCTTCCACGCGCAGGAGGAAACGACCGAGAAGATGAAACGGTTCGTTTCCGATGCCAGCCATGAGCTGCGTACTCCGCTTGCCGCGATTCACGGATATGCGGAGTTGTACAAAATGCAGCGTGACATGCCCGGAGCATTGGAACGTGCCGATGAGTCCATTGAACATATAGAAGCGTCCAGTGCGCGTATGACGGTGCTTGTCGAGGATTTGCTGTCATTGGCGCGGTTGGATGAAGGACGTGGCATCGATATCACCCAGCAGGTGAAGCTGACTTCCGTGGTCAATGATGCGGCTGATGATCTGCACGCGCTCGACCCGGATCGTGGCATCACCTGCGGCCAGGTGGTATTGCAGGCGGGATCGGATATGGAACATCCTTCGCGTCTCGCCTTCCAGCCGGGAACCATGCCGGACATCACGTTGACCGGCGATGCATCACGCTTGCGTCAGGTGGTCACGAACATTGTGGGCAACATCCATCGGTACACGCCGGCCGATTCCCCGGTTGAAGTGTCCATGGGCGTGCTTCCGGCGTCCATCAGCCCGGAATCATTGTCTCGCATGCCATCCAACGAGCAGTCGTTGCATCACTTTATCGAGGCCATCGAGGTGGGGCAATCCATGCAAGTCGGCATGAATTACGCAATTGTGCGATTCAGCGATCATGGTCCCGGCGTTCCCGCAGATGCACGCTCGAAGATCTTCGAACGGTTCTACACGGCGGATCCGTCCAGAGCACGACAGAAGGGCGGTACGGGTCTCGGCATGGCGATCGCCCAGTCCGTGGTCAAGGCACACCATGGTTTCATCTGCGCTTCCGGCAGTGACGGGACTGGATTGACACTGACGGTAGTGCTTCCGGTGGCTCCTGTGGAACCACGTCCGTTGGCGCAGACCAGTGACGAACGCAAGGTCGACAAGCGTGGGCGCAGGCCGAAAAAACAATGA
- a CDS encoding cold-shock protein, which produces MPSGRVRWFDANKGYGFIQNEQGADVFLPAAALPEGVKTLRKGAKVEYSVVEGRRGPQAMGLTLVASAPSLVKATRPKPDDMAAIVEDLIKLLDSAGNQLRRHHYPSPAESKKLATLMRAVADNFDVQE; this is translated from the coding sequence ATGCCTAGCGGACGCGTTCGTTGGTTCGATGCGAACAAAGGCTATGGTTTTATTCAGAACGAGCAGGGTGCCGATGTGTTCCTGCCTGCAGCCGCCCTGCCGGAGGGCGTGAAGACGTTGCGTAAGGGTGCAAAAGTCGAGTATTCCGTGGTGGAGGGCCGCCGTGGTCCGCAGGCAATGGGCCTCACCCTTGTGGCATCCGCGCCGTCTCTGGTCAAAGCAACTCGACCGAAGCCGGATGATATGGCCGCCATTGTGGAGGATCTTATCAAGTTGCTGGATTCCGCGGGGAACCAGTTGCGCCGCCACCATTATCCATCTCCGGCTGAAAGCAAGAAACTGGCCACGCTGATGCGTGCCGTGGCCGATAACTTCGACGTACAGGAATAA